Proteins co-encoded in one Acidobacteriota bacterium genomic window:
- a CDS encoding methyltransferase domain-containing protein, whose amino-acid sequence MKENLQFLQAFLKNPAKVGAIAPSSPELAAEMLQGIHPDDHNIVLELGVGTGAITKFLREIVPSKASYLGLELDPDLVKTLNEKYPDMNIICGNATDAYSIHRESGLGKVRYLVCCLPFVSLPKEISQAVLVELQKFMDEGCELRIFQYAHGYYLPPAIKLREFMKNRYGKSRRSPLVLKNMPPAFTLTWSTI is encoded by the coding sequence ATGAAAGAGAATCTCCAGTTCCTACAAGCATTTCTTAAGAATCCGGCCAAGGTCGGCGCGATAGCGCCGAGTTCGCCTGAACTGGCGGCAGAAATGCTGCAGGGAATTCATCCTGACGATCACAACATCGTGCTCGAACTCGGTGTAGGAACAGGAGCGATCACAAAATTCCTTCGCGAGATCGTTCCAAGCAAAGCCTCATATCTTGGCCTCGAACTTGATCCTGACCTGGTAAAAACCCTCAACGAAAAGTATCCGGATATGAATATCATCTGCGGCAATGCCACTGATGCATATTCGATCCATAGGGAATCCGGCCTCGGTAAAGTGCGTTACCTTGTTTGCTGCCTTCCTTTCGTTTCATTGCCAAAGGAGATCAGCCAGGCAGTTCTTGTTGAATTACAAAAATTCATGGACGAAGGCTGTGAATTGAGGATATTTCAGTACGCCCACGGCTATTACCTTCCGCCGGCGATCAAGCTTCGCGAATTTATGAAGAATCGCTACGGCAAATCACGCCGCAGCCCGCTCGTTCTGAAGAACATGCCGCCGGCGTTCACTCTTACCTGGTCAACGATCTAG
- the topA gene encoding type I DNA topoisomerase, whose product MSKNLLIVESPAKAKTIEKILGKDFQVNSCYGHIRDLEKSAMGIDIENDFEPRYIVPDEKKKVVSELRSLAKKSDEVWLATDEDREGEAISWHLCEVLGLNPVTTKRIVFHEITKPAIEAAVKNPRTVNMDLVMAQQARRVLDRIVGFELSPVLWRKISTSNKNLSAGRVQSVAVRLIADREREINAFQQESHFKIEGLFFADDITGKQVTFKAEGKKQDSAQDAETFLKGCVGANYKVTDVRVKPGKRTPAPPFTTSTLQQEASRKLGYGVARTMQIAQKLYENGHITYMRTDSVSLSATALADITQTVSSLYGDRYQQFRKFKNKNESAQEAHEAIRPTYTSKTSIPEEEWQRLYELIWKRTMASQMADAELEKTTVKIEISTNKEELTASGEVLKFDGFLKVYQEDKDEDDAEESSEGLLPPMTVGQSLPLSELRATERFSRAQPRYTEASLVKKLEELGIGRPSTYAPTISTIQKREHVEKRDKEGTPRAYRILVLKDDLISKREASENTGAEKAKLFPTDLGLVVTDFLKQYFDAIMDYGFTAKIEQEFDEVAGGKLEWNVMLEEFYGPFKKDVDNTIERAERVKAERILGIDPESGKPVVARMARYGPIIQIGSVDEEEKPKFAKVPTGQSIETITFEEALGLFKLQAAMGTYEGKELSAGIGRFGPYVKWGDEFVSIPRGTDLATVDTDKAIEFIKAKQVADAPVGEYDGKPITKGTGRFGPFIKWDGLFINVPRRYDLANLTQAEMNELIEAKVSKEANRYIQRWEAEKISLENARWGPVIKFGKKIISVPKKADGTRATAEEAAVLTLEEVKKLIEAEIPDAFVKKTRSPAKKQPATRTASRNGR is encoded by the coding sequence ATGTCAAAGAATTTGTTAATAGTAGAAAGCCCGGCAAAAGCCAAGACCATCGAGAAGATCCTGGGAAAGGATTTTCAGGTCAATAGCTGCTACGGCCACATCCGCGACCTCGAAAAGTCGGCAATGGGTATCGACATCGAAAATGATTTCGAACCACGTTATATAGTTCCGGATGAAAAGAAAAAAGTGGTCAGCGAGCTGAGGTCATTGGCCAAAAAGTCAGACGAAGTCTGGCTAGCGACTGACGAAGACCGCGAGGGCGAAGCAATTAGCTGGCATCTTTGTGAAGTCCTGGGCCTCAACCCGGTGACGACCAAACGAATCGTTTTTCATGAGATCACCAAACCCGCGATCGAAGCTGCGGTAAAGAATCCACGCACTGTAAACATGGATCTGGTGATGGCGCAGCAGGCACGCCGCGTGCTGGATCGCATCGTCGGATTTGAATTGAGCCCCGTGTTATGGCGAAAGATCAGTACCAGCAATAAAAACCTCAGTGCCGGCCGCGTGCAGAGCGTTGCCGTACGCCTCATTGCAGATCGGGAACGCGAGATCAATGCATTTCAGCAGGAAAGTCATTTCAAGATAGAAGGTTTATTTTTCGCTGATGATATAACCGGCAAACAAGTCACTTTTAAAGCCGAAGGAAAGAAACAGGACAGTGCCCAGGATGCGGAAACATTTCTGAAGGGCTGCGTCGGAGCTAACTATAAAGTAACTGATGTTCGTGTAAAGCCGGGTAAAAGAACTCCGGCTCCGCCATTTACCACCTCAACACTTCAGCAGGAAGCATCGAGAAAGCTCGGCTACGGCGTGGCCCGAACGATGCAGATCGCCCAGAAGCTGTATGAGAATGGCCATATTACGTACATGCGAACTGACAGTGTGAGCCTTAGCGCAACAGCCCTCGCCGACATTACGCAGACGGTAAGCAGCCTTTACGGTGATAGATATCAGCAGTTCCGAAAGTTCAAGAATAAGAACGAGTCCGCTCAGGAAGCTCACGAGGCCATTCGCCCGACCTACACTAGCAAGACCTCAATTCCGGAAGAGGAATGGCAGAGATTATACGAATTGATCTGGAAGCGAACGATGGCCTCGCAGATGGCCGATGCTGAGCTGGAAAAAACGACGGTTAAGATCGAGATCTCCACTAATAAGGAAGAATTGACAGCTTCGGGAGAAGTCTTGAAATTCGATGGCTTTCTGAAGGTCTATCAGGAAGATAAGGATGAAGATGACGCGGAAGAATCATCAGAAGGCCTTTTGCCGCCGATGACTGTGGGCCAATCGCTGCCGCTTTCGGAACTTAGAGCAACGGAAAGGTTCAGCCGAGCTCAGCCGAGATACACTGAAGCCTCGCTGGTCAAAAAATTAGAAGAGCTTGGCATCGGCCGACCATCGACGTATGCACCGACGATCTCCACGATCCAGAAAAGGGAACACGTTGAAAAAAGAGATAAGGAAGGTACGCCGAGAGCCTACAGGATACTGGTATTAAAAGATGATCTCATCAGTAAGAGAGAAGCATCTGAGAATACCGGTGCAGAAAAGGCTAAGTTGTTCCCGACGGATCTCGGGCTCGTGGTGACCGATTTTCTCAAGCAGTATTTCGACGCCATCATGGACTACGGTTTCACTGCCAAGATCGAACAAGAGTTTGATGAGGTGGCCGGCGGAAAGCTGGAATGGAATGTAATGCTCGAGGAGTTTTACGGCCCGTTCAAGAAAGATGTCGATAACACCATCGAACGAGCAGAGCGCGTAAAAGCTGAGCGGATACTTGGCATCGACCCCGAATCCGGAAAACCGGTGGTTGCCCGTATGGCCCGCTATGGCCCGATCATCCAGATCGGCAGCGTCGATGAAGAAGAAAAGCCGAAGTTTGCAAAGGTCCCAACAGGGCAAAGCATCGAAACCATCACGTTTGAGGAAGCGCTGGGTCTCTTCAAACTTCAAGCGGCGATGGGCACCTATGAGGGCAAAGAACTGTCGGCCGGCATTGGCCGCTTCGGGCCGTATGTAAAATGGGGCGACGAATTTGTCTCGATACCTCGCGGCACCGACCTTGCGACGGTGGACACGGACAAGGCGATCGAATTCATAAAGGCTAAACAGGTGGCGGACGCTCCTGTTGGTGAGTACGACGGAAAGCCGATCACAAAAGGTACAGGACGTTTCGGGCCTTTCATTAAATGGGACGGGTTGTTCATCAATGTGCCGCGGCGATATGATCTCGCCAACCTTACCCAGGCCGAGATGAATGAACTCATCGAAGCAAAGGTCAGCAAAGAAGCAAACCGGTATATACAACGCTGGGAGGCTGAAAAAATATCGCTGGAGAATGCTCGTTGGGGCCCGGTCATCAAATTCGGTAAAAAGATCATTTCGGTCCCGAAAAAGGCCGACGGTACACGAGCCACTGCGGAAGAGGCAGCAGTTCTGACGCTGGAAGAGGTTAAAAAACTTATTGAAGCCGAGATACCGGACGCTTTTGTGAAAAAGACGAGGTCTCCGGCTAAAAAGCAACCTGCCACGAGAACTGCGTCGAGGAATGGCAGATAG
- the dprA gene encoding DNA-protecting protein DprA: protein MIEWIALNMTPGVGPRAATKLLERFGSASAIFHARRPELESLRIKPATIESIIKREFFDTAETELKRVKEFGGDVLILDDGSYPALLREIDDPPPVLYVKGDWQACFEQPGVGVIGSRMCSTYGENASEMLSRDLASRGVTIVSGLARGIDTAAHRGAIRGQGRTVGVMGTGIDTVYPKENTNLAREILSNGGCLVTQFPLGTPPLKDNFPYRNRIISGLSLGVLIVEASERSGSLITARLAMEQNREIMAVPGNITSGNSFGTNYLIKSGAKLVQQWQDVVAELPSEISAAILPPKIDRSVPDQAEKKQTPVPADLTPQERTVWGLLTPDESTHVDVLLQSSGLSFGDLNNALVSLDLRDLIRVLPGKHYARRI from the coding sequence ATGATTGAATGGATCGCTTTAAATATGACGCCGGGCGTTGGTCCGCGAGCGGCGACCAAGCTTTTGGAGCGGTTTGGATCGGCTTCGGCGATCTTTCACGCACGGCGGCCGGAGCTTGAATCTTTGCGGATCAAGCCGGCGACGATCGAGAGCATCATTAAACGTGAATTTTTTGATACGGCTGAGACCGAGCTGAAACGTGTTAAGGAATTTGGCGGTGATGTTTTGATCCTTGATGACGGCAGCTATCCTGCTTTGCTACGTGAGATCGACGACCCGCCGCCGGTTCTGTATGTTAAGGGCGACTGGCAAGCGTGTTTTGAGCAGCCCGGAGTTGGCGTGATCGGTTCGCGGATGTGTTCGACGTATGGGGAAAATGCGTCGGAGATGTTGTCGAGGGATCTGGCTTCGCGTGGTGTGACTATTGTTTCGGGGCTCGCTCGCGGGATCGACACGGCAGCACATCGCGGAGCGATCCGCGGCCAGGGGCGAACGGTTGGCGTGATGGGAACGGGGATCGACACCGTTTATCCCAAAGAAAACACGAACCTTGCACGCGAGATCCTCTCAAACGGCGGATGCCTTGTCACACAGTTCCCTCTCGGCACGCCTCCTTTAAAGGACAACTTTCCCTATCGCAATAGAATCATAAGCGGGCTAAGCTTAGGTGTTTTGATAGTCGAGGCTTCGGAAAGGAGCGGCTCTTTAATAACGGCGCGGCTCGCGATGGAGCAAAACCGGGAGATCATGGCCGTACCCGGAAACATCACATCCGGGAACTCGTTCGGCACGAATTATTTGATCAAGAGCGGTGCCAAGCTTGTCCAGCAATGGCAGGATGTTGTTGCCGAACTGCCCAGCGAGATCTCGGCGGCGATCCTGCCGCCAAAGATCGACCGGTCGGTTCCCGATCAAGCCGAGAAAAAACAGACGCCGGTTCCCGCCGACCTAACGCCCCAGGAACGCACGGTTTGGGGCCTGCTCACCCCGGACGAATCGACACATGTTGACGTGCTGCTCCAATCCAGCGGGCTGTCATTCGGCGATTTGAATAATGCTCTGGTTTCGCTCGATCTTCGCGATCTGATCCGCGTTTTGCCGGGTAAGCATTACGCCCGACGGATCTGA
- a CDS encoding M20 family metallopeptidase, with protein sequence MTANEILHYYSGRLPAIIDSIREIVDIESPSLDAERSRDVVNWVEGSFRATGVDLKFERESCPDGDHLVIRAFPSEGKHTMLLGHTDTVHPVGTNELNPTRIEGDKFYGCGIFDMKANIILMVEAFRFLNDHGLKPARPISIFLSCDEEVGSFSGRPILERVAADAERCYVFEPSADGKVKTGRKGTGLFTIRTHGVPAHAGLEPEKGANAIAELARHIDEIHAIANPAVGTTVNVCTIRGGTTSNVIPEHAECEVDVRFSSMAEAERVDASFRSLRSDDERVSLEILGGINRPPMERTDAAVSLYENARKHAVEFNYELGETQVGGASDGNFVAALGVPVLDGLGIAGSGAHTLGENILIDDIANRAALVTLLISAA encoded by the coding sequence ATGACAGCAAACGAGATACTCCACTACTATTCTGGCCGCCTACCGGCAATTATTGATTCGATCCGTGAGATAGTCGATATCGAATCCCCTTCGCTCGATGCGGAACGCAGCCGCGACGTTGTTAATTGGGTCGAAGGCTCATTTCGCGCAACGGGCGTCGACCTGAAATTTGAGCGGGAATCGTGTCCTGACGGCGATCATCTCGTTATTCGGGCGTTCCCTAGCGAAGGCAAACACACAATGCTGCTAGGCCACACGGATACGGTTCACCCGGTCGGCACCAACGAGCTGAACCCGACACGGATCGAAGGCGACAAATTCTACGGCTGCGGGATCTTTGACATGAAGGCCAACATTATTCTGATGGTCGAGGCTTTCAGATTTTTGAATGACCATGGCCTCAAACCTGCTCGGCCAATATCTATCTTTTTATCGTGCGACGAAGAGGTCGGCAGCTTTTCCGGCCGCCCGATCCTCGAGCGTGTCGCTGCGGATGCGGAACGCTGTTACGTATTCGAACCCTCCGCCGATGGTAAAGTTAAAACGGGCCGCAAAGGAACTGGCCTATTCACGATTCGCACGCACGGCGTCCCGGCCCACGCCGGGCTCGAACCGGAAAAAGGTGCGAATGCAATAGCCGAACTCGCCCGCCACATCGACGAGATCCACGCAATCGCAAATCCTGCTGTCGGCACAACCGTGAACGTCTGCACGATCCGTGGCGGCACAACCTCAAATGTCATCCCCGAACACGCCGAATGCGAGGTCGACGTCCGTTTCAGCTCAATGGCGGAGGCAGAACGGGTCGATGCGTCATTCCGATCTTTGCGGTCAGATGACGAACGCGTCTCGCTAGAGATCCTGGGTGGGATCAATCGTCCGCCGATGGAACGAACAGATGCTGCTGTCTCGCTATACGAAAATGCACGGAAACACGCCGTAGAATTTAACTATGAACTCGGCGAAACTCAAGTGGGCGGCGCGTCCGACGGCAACTTTGTCGCCGCTTTGGGCGTTCCGGTTTTAGATGGGTTGGGCATCGCGGGTTCGGGGGCTCATACTTTGGGTGAGAATATTTTGATTGATGACATCGCAAATCGAGCAGCACTCGTGACATTACTAATAAGTGCGGCATGA
- a CDS encoding S1/P1 nuclease, protein MKFKRFSLAVMFAGVLLLGNLPAFAWDETGHKITAYIAWQRMTPETREKVMKILLSAPEDSQIGSYYLAYGARSQESRKREYFMLMATWADIIRDRALNTRYTKYHKGNWHYADTFWQWKDGKAVFIENAEDSGLASQKLSEFAQLIRGSAPDAEKAVAIVWLEHIIGDLHQPLHTSAKVNDSNPKGDQGGNLFFLTPKGTPREKQENLHSYWDGIIGRYSPNAKDQCDADYIDPIAQDIMKLHPYDKLKDKINPDKFDIWTKESLDIATSFVYKDLKFFESPSDKYKKTAYEISQERLALAGYRMGDLFNEAFGSASTMAPVPAASTGSVPCKIIRKVMYPVTQNSSVKQTLEISLLDLCPTQIAARPMYSFMIDGKPVMKEYDVLKTFKNEAEAKKYAVDNKITDVVF, encoded by the coding sequence ATGAAATTTAAACGTTTTTCGCTCGCAGTTATGTTCGCCGGAGTACTTTTGCTCGGCAATCTTCCTGCATTTGCCTGGGACGAGACCGGGCACAAGATCACGGCATACATCGCATGGCAGCGAATGACGCCCGAGACACGTGAAAAAGTGATGAAGATCCTGCTTTCGGCTCCTGAAGATTCGCAGATCGGCTCTTATTACCTTGCTTATGGTGCCAGATCGCAAGAATCAAGAAAGCGGGAATATTTCATGCTGATGGCAACGTGGGCAGATATCATTCGCGACCGGGCGCTTAACACGCGCTACACGAAATATCACAAAGGCAATTGGCACTATGCCGACACATTCTGGCAGTGGAAGGACGGAAAGGCTGTTTTTATCGAAAACGCGGAGGACAGCGGACTGGCTTCTCAGAAGCTTTCTGAGTTTGCACAGCTAATACGCGGCTCGGCTCCCGACGCCGAAAAAGCCGTAGCGATCGTCTGGCTCGAGCACATTATAGGCGACCTTCACCAACCGCTGCACACTTCGGCAAAGGTTAACGATTCAAACCCCAAGGGCGATCAGGGCGGCAATCTTTTCTTTTTGACACCAAAAGGAACGCCGCGTGAGAAGCAGGAAAACCTGCATTCGTATTGGGACGGAATAATCGGACGCTATTCGCCGAACGCCAAGGATCAGTGCGATGCCGATTATATCGATCCGATCGCCCAGGACATCATGAAGCTTCATCCGTACGACAAGCTGAAGGACAAGATCAATCCCGACAAATTTGATATCTGGACGAAAGAAAGCCTCGATATTGCTACGAGTTTCGTTTATAAGGATCTGAAGTTTTTCGAAAGCCCGTCGGACAAATACAAAAAAACCGCTTATGAGATTTCCCAGGAACGACTCGCTCTCGCGGGATACCGCATGGGTGATCTTTTCAATGAGGCTTTTGGCTCAGCTTCGACAATGGCCCCGGTTCCTGCCGCTTCTACGGGCTCTGTCCCGTGCAAGATCATCCGTAAGGTAATGTATCCAGTTACGCAGAATAGCTCGGTCAAACAGACTCTTGAGATCTCGCTGCTCGATCTCTGCCCGACACAGATCGCGGCGCGTCCGATGTATTCATTTATGATCGATGGCAAACCGGTCATGAAGGAATATGACGTGCTGAAAACATTCAAAAACGAAGCGGAAGCAAAGAAATACGCTGTCGATAACAAAATTACAGACGTAGTTTTTTAG
- a CDS encoding SH3 domain-containing protein, producing MKQCPSCLTTYTDETLRFCLADGSILSALDEEQATLIRTSGIRPAEETAVMGKAEPVRVDLPIAGMPSTRASQPQVPPSSGSSSVVLKIIVAVIGLGILALLLVGAAGAVYYFASGKEVPPASNSVNTRQPPTSPTPVKDDRDELRDQIANLQKQLNEQKKTTLPTNSTIAQPKQSATTTTARANSPSDGFLALRSLPNSEIGERILKIPHGATVTVGACGPVIKPVSRSGRWCQATYNGYSGWVFDAYLLY from the coding sequence ATGAAACAGTGCCCGTCCTGCCTAACAACCTACACGGACGAAACATTAAGATTCTGTCTCGCTGACGGCAGCATTTTATCGGCACTCGATGAAGAACAAGCGACATTGATCCGAACCTCCGGCATCCGGCCCGCTGAAGAGACGGCTGTAATGGGTAAGGCCGAACCCGTACGCGTTGACCTCCCGATCGCGGGCATGCCTTCGACGAGGGCTTCTCAACCGCAAGTACCACCGAGCTCAGGTTCGTCGAGTGTCGTATTAAAGATCATCGTAGCAGTGATCGGCCTCGGGATACTGGCTCTCCTATTGGTCGGTGCGGCAGGAGCTGTATATTATTTCGCTTCCGGCAAGGAAGTGCCGCCGGCCTCAAATTCCGTAAATACAAGACAACCGCCAACTTCGCCAACGCCCGTAAAAGATGACCGTGATGAGCTTCGCGACCAGATCGCCAATCTGCAGAAGCAACTCAATGAGCAGAAAAAGACGACTCTTCCGACAAACAGTACGATAGCCCAGCCAAAACAATCGGCGACTACAACGACCGCCAGAGCAAATTCACCGAGCGACGGTTTTCTAGCTCTCAGGTCTTTGCCAAATAGTGAGATCGGTGAACGAATTCTAAAAATTCCACACGGAGCGACAGTTACCGTTGGAGCTTGCGGGCCGGTCATCAAACCGGTATCGAGATCAGGCCGATGGTGTCAAGCAACCTATAATGGATATTCCGGCTGGGTCTTTGACGCCTATCTTTTGTACTAA
- a CDS encoding SRPBCC family protein — MIKKAILGIVAFVVLIVVVFCIVVALQPSDFKITRSVTLNARAATVFEQVNDFHNWEAWSPWAKIDPAMKATYSGPPAGVGARYAWVGNDEVGEGNMTITQSHPNEHIAVDLEFIKPFAAKNITEFNFKPNGEKTDVIWTMAGKNNFLMKAVWMFMDMDKLVGGDFEKGLSQMKTVVEGKQ, encoded by the coding sequence ATGATCAAGAAAGCGATCCTTGGCATCGTGGCGTTTGTCGTTCTCATCGTCGTGGTGTTCTGTATAGTCGTGGCGCTTCAGCCTTCAGATTTTAAGATAACCAGGTCTGTCACGCTCAACGCACGAGCGGCAACTGTCTTTGAACAAGTCAATGACTTTCACAACTGGGAAGCATGGTCTCCGTGGGCAAAGATCGACCCCGCGATGAAGGCAACGTATTCCGGTCCGCCGGCAGGCGTTGGTGCGAGGTATGCCTGGGTTGGAAATGACGAGGTCGGCGAAGGCAACATGACGATCACGCAAAGCCATCCGAACGAGCACATTGCCGTCGATCTCGAGTTTATCAAACCGTTTGCGGCAAAGAATATAACCGAATTCAACTTTAAACCCAATGGTGAAAAAACCGACGTGATCTGGACGATGGCTGGGAAAAACAATTTTCTAATGAAGGCCGTATGGATGTTCATGGATATGGACAAGCTGGTCGGGGGCGATTTTGAAAAAGGACTGTCGCAGATGAAGACGGTCGTGGAAGGAAAGCAGTAA
- a CDS encoding DoxX family protein — protein sequence MNIVLWVVQILLGLLFVFSGVMKFVMPYEEMAKGTPVNLPHAFFLFIGISEILGGIGLVVPWLTKIKPFLTPLAATLLIIIMIGAVVITSMTPTPAMAVVPAIVGLLCAFIAWGRKAKA from the coding sequence ATGAATATAGTTTTGTGGGTGGTTCAGATCTTGCTTGGGTTGCTGTTTGTGTTTTCCGGCGTGATGAAGTTCGTCATGCCGTATGAAGAAATGGCGAAGGGTACGCCCGTAAATTTACCGCATGCCTTCTTCTTGTTTATAGGGATATCTGAGATCTTGGGTGGTATAGGTTTGGTGGTGCCATGGCTGACCAAGATCAAGCCATTTCTTACGCCGCTGGCCGCTACCCTCTTGATAATAATTATGATCGGCGCCGTGGTTATTACTTCGATGACCCCGACACCGGCAATGGCAGTTGTTCCGGCGATCGTTGGCCTGCTTTGTGCGTTCATTGCCTGGGGGCGAAAGGCGAAAGCTTAG
- a CDS encoding MATE family efflux transporter: MTESTELEAAALAEEAAAEQPAPKKSKFDRSIVEGPLSSAVWKIAWPTMLTNAIAGMQGIVDHVLVGNLVGYKANAAIGISFQIFLVVIVFIASIFTGMAVLVARFAGAHEAEKVNRTVYQAFLTATFIAVGIMAPIGYFTAPYLLDFVSSDAGVKAEALPFLRITFVFSFGLLIYFMTSGALRSAGDAKTPMLLGIVMTILNLLLNIVFIRGLGPIPAFGTAGAAIGTSIATGSVGLFSIYKMWSGGWVVGFPRGQSWAPDWKVIRSLFKYGLPAGFQGIAMNVGGVLMLSFIGSLAQSAAAQAAFAVSYTQLFSLITWTSVGLMGAAAAVAGQNIGAGHPDRAFAAVNTAARFGLIGSTFLGFFFFFFPAQLLAIFGMTDPDAVTIGVQLLRILAFSGLFISVALTYTGGLQGTGDTKSPLYISIISQVMIPLGICFTIKQVGTLEPLHIWLAIFAGHIARCVLSVTRFLQGKWRQISIDIEQTAA; the protein is encoded by the coding sequence ATGACGGAAAGCACTGAACTGGAAGCTGCAGCCCTCGCAGAGGAAGCCGCCGCCGAACAACCTGCTCCAAAAAAATCAAAATTCGACCGCTCGATCGTCGAGGGGCCCTTGTCGAGCGCCGTCTGGAAAATAGCGTGGCCGACAATGCTCACGAATGCCATCGCGGGTATGCAGGGGATCGTCGATCACGTTTTGGTCGGCAATCTTGTCGGGTACAAAGCAAACGCCGCCATCGGGATCAGCTTTCAGATATTTCTGGTCGTTATCGTATTTATTGCTTCAATATTTACGGGAATGGCAGTACTTGTTGCTCGTTTTGCGGGCGCTCATGAGGCAGAAAAAGTAAACCGGACGGTCTATCAGGCATTCCTGACCGCAACATTTATCGCGGTGGGAATAATGGCTCCAATCGGGTATTTCACTGCGCCATATTTGCTTGATTTCGTCAGCTCCGACGCCGGGGTTAAAGCAGAAGCTTTACCATTCTTGCGGATAACTTTTGTCTTCAGTTTCGGCTTGCTCATCTATTTTATGACGAGTGGAGCTCTCAGATCGGCGGGTGATGCGAAAACCCCGATGCTGCTCGGCATCGTCATGACGATATTGAATTTGTTACTGAACATCGTTTTCATCCGCGGGCTCGGGCCAATTCCGGCATTTGGAACAGCCGGAGCAGCCATCGGCACGAGCATCGCGACCGGAAGCGTCGGTCTATTTTCGATCTATAAAATGTGGAGTGGAGGCTGGGTCGTCGGCTTTCCGCGGGGCCAAAGTTGGGCGCCCGACTGGAAGGTGATAAGGTCTCTTTTCAAGTATGGCCTTCCGGCGGGATTTCAGGGAATCGCAATGAATGTGGGTGGCGTTCTTATGCTCTCGTTCATAGGTTCGCTAGCTCAGAGTGCCGCAGCGCAAGCTGCTTTTGCCGTTTCGTACACGCAGCTATTCTCCCTGATCACGTGGACATCGGTTGGATTAATGGGGGCAGCGGCCGCGGTGGCGGGCCAGAATATAGGTGCCGGACATCCCGACAGAGCATTTGCGGCGGTTAATACGGCGGCCCGTTTCGGATTGATCGGATCAACATTTCTCGGCTTCTTTTTCTTCTTCTTCCCGGCACAGCTGCTTGCAATATTTGGAATGACTGATCCTGACGCAGTTACGATCGGTGTGCAGCTTCTCCGAATTCTTGCATTTTCCGGCCTTTTCATCTCAGTCGCATTGACCTATACCGGCGGTTTGCAAGGAACGGGAGACACGAAAAGCCCGCTTTATATTTCAATAATTTCCCAAGTGATGATCCCGCTGGGTATATGCTTCACTATCAAACAAGTAGGCACACTAGAACCTCTGCACATCTGGCTTGCCATATTTGCCGGGCACATTGCTCGATGCGTTCTAAGCGTCACCCGATTTCTCCAAGGCAAATGGCGTCAGATCTCGATCGACATCGAACAGACAGCGGCATAA